The Gossypium arboreum isolate Shixiya-1 chromosome 4, ASM2569848v2, whole genome shotgun sequence DNA segment ttaatttaagtatttttatttaattatatattagctataattaaaattaatttatgttAATTAGCTAATATATCAACTTAAATAACtatttttcttattaaattatgtagaaaataaatttatattataatctgatttattaaattatatttattatttagaatataaaaatatataaaattatttaccaatatatatgattaaaaatataatcataataagcTGAATATTAATaccataatatattaaatatatttaaaatatataataatatattttatcataaaattaactatattataattttatatattagttAATATCTATACTATTACCCCCAATCGAGTCACCAACTCGGTTGTTAAATTAAGAGAATGCTTTCCTCTAATTAATAAAGTTATATTATTCGAGGAtactttaattttttcatttaaaaaacccaataaaaatatacatatggtGACTCATCTTGATTGCATCAATAAAACGTTTAATTTACCACTCAACTAAAGCtttgttttgatatttttatatgtttttattttattatgcacaTTTTATCATATTCATCAATTGTATATCTATACTTACTATTATTTAAGTGTTTTATTGAGTTTGTGTCACCCTCAACCGTGTCATCAACTCAAttgttaaattatgaaaatgcCCTCTCTTAATTAAAAAAGTTATATTATTCGAGGATATTTTagtctttttcatttaaaaatgaataaaattacGCCATGTTGATTGCTTCAGTAAAACTTTTAATTTACCACTCaactaaaactttattttaatattcttatacattttattttattatgcacacTCTAATTTCCATCAATTGTACATCTATACTTACTATTATTTAAGTGTTTTCTTGAATTGATGTCACATTCAATCGGTCACTAATTTAGTTGTTTCTGAAATGCCCtatgtaattaaaataatttaaattaagtatttatactttttaataattttaaattttaaaatagtttttataattttttataattttaaaattaaaaaattaattaaatgttgatgtGTTATCTATATGGTAATTTATATGTATGCCATGTCactaaagttaaaaaaattatttttctatctatttttgggtgatttgacaaaaatgtaaatttaagacttaaaaaatataaaaatttaatggaGGACTAAATTAATTCTTTTTATAAAGTTGAAGTGCTAATAAATCATtatgctttaaaaaaaaaaactacccaccaataaatttttggtctagcatcTAAACTATGATTCATACAAACGACCAAAACcggtaaaaaagaaaagaataaccAGGATGACCTAATCATGAATAAAATAATATGTTTGTTTTGCAGATTTAAAGGCACCATGGGAGCAGGCGGAAAGACAGAAAAGTGGAAGCTTTTTTGcttataaaaaatttgaaatagaTCTATAAGGCCAGTTGTTGAAGAAGAAGCAGATCAATGGCGAAGGAGTTGGAAGGATTCAATTTCGAGCAAAGGCATGGAAAGGCGAGGGTGAGAGTGGGTAGAGTTTGGAGGAGCAAAGATGGATGCCGCCCCTTCATGGTCGAATGGAATGTTAACATCAGCTTGCTTTCCAATTGCGTTGCCGCTTATGTCCGCGATGACAACTCTGACATCGTCGCTACTGACACCATGAAAAACACTGTAAGCTTAAActgctttctttttttcttttttattagcTAAATAGTGAAGCTTTTTTTCATTTTACTAGTTCATGGAAATTTTGTTGTATACTTATTTTAGCATGATTTCCCTTTCAAAgtattgtaattctctattgttTCAGTTCATGATACTTCTTATGCTCGCTCTGTTCACTCTTTACTATATTTCTTTTCAAAGTTCCTAACCTTTTGCTTAGAAAGATACTATAAAATTAGGACAGAAAAATGAGAAGAAAATATGTATTTTTCTTTTATTGGCATGCTTGGTAGGAAATATGAAAAAGTGGATATGGATTCCTTGTGGTGGTTGAAAACCGAGAGagaatgaaattaaaattttaaaataataaataatcttGTAAATACAACACACTCTTTGAATTCAGTTTAGAAATCAGCTTCAGGAGAAAGGACGGTTGGGGGGAGGGGGAGGGGAGGAGAATGATTATGGTAATGTATCTCCCTATAAAAATTAATCTTCAAATGATAATTTCTTAAGTGTTTATCAATATTTACAGTCATGTTGATTGAGAAATTCTTCATATAACAGCATTGTTGCTATGTCATCTGAGTAATTGTTGAAATTAATACAGGTTTATGTCAAAGCAAAGGAATGTTCAGAACAACTTTCGGCAGAGGAATTTGCTATTCTACTTGGCAAGCACTTCACATCATTTTATCCACAGGTAGTTTCTTGAtgcttaaaaatttattttaatcttaTGAAGAAAGTAGTCAGGAGCTGGATGATTCCTTCTCTTTCTTAGTATGAGGATAATTCAGTTTGCTTTTCAGTAGGGTATCGTATTCCCTACATTTGGAAGAAACCAAAGTATCGTAGTTCTCTTTCAGAGGCTACAAATGCATCCTATTTGGTGGCTTGGGCAATTTGAGGTTTGAGGATTTATAACAGATGTGCATTCCGGCTTTGGAGTTCTGTATCGTTGGCTAAGTGTTTGTCATGAATAGTGATAATCGTTGGCTAAGTGTTTGAGAATGAATCTTTTATGTATTCTTATTTTGGCTTCATTACAAAAGAATTTTTCATTACTAAATTTCCTACGTCTATAAGCATAGAGACTTCTGGAATTCATTTTCTTTTGTACCcaaaaataatatacaaagcaTTGTTGGGTTCATCAAGTCCTTTTTAAAATAAAGTATATGCTTTTGCTTTTAGCCACAGTATGACGAGCATTTCAGTAGGAATATACTTCTATATGTTACCTTAAAATTGTCAGTGATGTCTATGAATGAGCTGATGAAACTTTCTTTCTTGACCTCCATCTCATTATTTTAAATAGAGCTTCAGCTTGACATTGGATTAAATCTGCTTCTTCCTGTCACACTTTCCATCTCTTTTTCATGCATACTTCTACAAATGTATGCATCTTTAAATGCTTCTCTGTGACTTCTTTTTATTAATAAACTTGATATTGAGTAGTTTCTTGTGAGTGTAAAAAGTGCCTATCTCACAATATTTTGGTATTTGTTGAGCATATGATTTATATAAACTTGATTTGGTAGACCATCTTAATTTTAGCCTTGCTTGGCTTGTTGACAAGTTTCTTGGTTCCTTTTATGTCTTTTCTTTTTGAAGCATTAAGCTCTATGTATAACACTTGGCTGTACCACATTAATAGTTCCGCATACTGCTTGCTATTTGACTGATGCATATGTTTGTTATCTCTTTTTTGTAGGTTTTTACTGCAATAGTAAAGATAGTGGAAAAGCCATGGGAACGCATTTCTGTCAATGGCCAACCACATGAACATGGTTAGTCTTCCTAACTTTTGGCGAGGTTGCAGTGGTTCTGCATAATATCTGATGAATTTCTTTTGGGATCAACTTCCATCAATAGTTCCATTTGATATTTGTTTTGGTATCTTATTTATTGAAGGCTTTAAACTGGGATCTGAAAAGCATACAACTGAAGCGATTGTACAGAAGTCTGGTGTTTTACAGCTGACTTCTGGTGTTGAAGGCCTGTCTTTGCTGAAGACAACCCAGGTAAAGTTGTCAGTCTTTTTTTATGAGAGTTTGGTTCTTGTATTTTTAAATATCCCTTTACCTGAGCAGGAAAAAAGGCATCTTCTTGTAAAAGTAATTATATTTCTTAACATAGTCTTGTCTCCAGGGAAAATAAAATTGTTGCAATTTCTATAGTTTTCCTTCTAGTTTTTTGTTTTTGCTATACAAGCTGCTTGCTGTTTCCGCTCCAATGCtatttagaaattgcagtatccATTCATTATCAAGATATAACTTTGAAACGCAGTTCCATGGTTAATGACCTGTATTTAGCAATAATGAGACCTTCATCTGCTTACAGACTTTAATGGGAACAAAATTCACTTATATTATGGTAGTCAAGCAATTAGATTTTATGTTATAATTCTCAGATGGATCTTTTTGGTTACATTGCAAAAGTGCCCTCAAACAATAAATGGTTATTGCATCTGAATCAGGAAACTCATTCCCAGTCTTCCTATCTTTCTTCTAAAAAGAGTTTGTTTTCTCATGTCAATGATTTATTGGGTCTTAGTGAAATCTTCTGAATATAACATTTGTttaattcatttttcaaaaaattggCAAATACAATGTCTTCTCAACATTAAATAGGTTGATAAACTTTGATCTTATAACAAGCTCCTCATGTGTGATAAGGAAGAAACTTGAAGTTCTATTCTGAGCTTTATTATTTTCATAAGATATTTCACTTCTTGTCGAGTAACCAAAGAgtagtatgtatatatttgtcAAAAAGTTTGTGTTTGATAAATGATAATATTCTGTATCTTCTTATCTGTTTCCTCCTTTACTCCTGGTATTTAACCTTGTAGCCTTAATAAGGCTTGTGCCAATAGTGCACAAGGGTGCAGTTTCTTGGGCTAAGCAATTACAAAGTGAAAAAACATAGTGCATGAGTGGGTAGTTTCTCTTATATAGGATCTACTAATTCATCAGGTGAAATAGTCCTTGAATGCTGATCTGCAATTGGGTTTCAGTACTTCCCCTTATCCTCTATTGCTACATAGATGCACTGgttgtttatttatttaagtgGCCTCAATGTGGAACCCATTGAAGCAATCATTGTTGCTGACTTTTTTTATCTCATTTGCTGCTTCttgcaacaattttttttttttttggtatttgaGGACTCTAAGATCCAATACTTGGTTCAGtgatattcttttcttttttatcccTTAAGCTAAAGATCTTTTTTTCTTTGCTGATTTTTGGAGTATATGAATGTGAACAGTCAGGATTTGAAGGATTCATCAGGGACAAATACACAGCACTTCCTGAAACACGAGAAAGGATGCTAGCAACAGAGGTCACAGCTTCTTGGAGGTGAAATTTCTTTTCTATTTGTTAATATTGATGCTAAGTTTAAGAAGGTATATGTGGTTAATTTGTTATCGAGTATATGCTACATTCAAAGTCTTTTCCTAAAGATAGCTTTTAACATGCTTGTTGCCTTGATTCTTAGGCATTTTGTTTGAGAGTAAGTTATTGACCCAAGTAAACTGTAAATGTTATTTGTGGAGCAGGTATTCTTATGAATCTGTCTCTAGCATCCCTCAAAAGTCGCTCTACTTCAATGAGCAATACTTGAATGTGAAAAAGGCTTTGGTCGATACTTTCTTTGGTCCTCCTGAACGGGGTGTATATAGTGCATCTGTTCAAAGCACTCTTTTGCAGATGGCAAAGGCTGTACTTGGCAGGTTCTCTCTCACACACATACATATGCACATAGCATCATCTCATGTGAACTCCTGCTTGCACATACAAGCTCGAACTGATTTCATCTTTTGTTTTAATGGTTTTTAGGTTCGGTGACATATCATCAGTTAAACTAAAAATGCCGAATATCCATTTCTTACCTGTTAATATATCAAGCAAGGATCACGGCAGCATTGTAAAGGTATGACTCTTTGCCAGATATTAGGTATTAGAATGCAAGTAAACTGATCATCCTAAAGGGCTGTGAAAGAATGAGTGTGGGGTGTTTGGTAGAACTCAGATAGAGTACAAGGAGCTGATAATGAAAAATAACGCAGCTGATTGAAGAGATCTCCAGATAATGATATTTGGCAATCTAAGCTGATAAAGAAGTTTTCGAGTTAAGTTGGATAGAAAGTTCAAATGGAGGGAGTCTCAAGTTCGTAGCCCTGTTTAATCACCTAACCTACTTCTGTAGTCCACTTGCTGCTTTTAcattttccatttttcttttaattttggacGTTATATTTTGTTGAAGTTCATTAATTTCTACCTGAAGATGCAATTGCTTCTAATAGTTGGAATCCTCTTATTTAACGAGAATGGAAAAGTAGGAGATAcataaatcatttttttttttttggttttgtcaAAACTTATATGGAAAATGAAGCTATCATGGTGACATTTTATCAATCATGCGATGACTTTGTGCAGTTCGATGATGATGTATATCTTCCGACAGATGAACCTCACGGATCGATCGAAGCTAGCTTGAGCCGGTTCTGGTCAAAGATGTAGGTACAAGACAAACGTAGTGTATGGTGGAAGAAGGGTATAATAAATTTCTGCTTCATGCTTTGTTCATTATCTAATAATGATAATCAGGACAGTCTGGTTTACTTATGTTAAAGAAGTAATATTAGTGCAACATGTTGATGTGTAACAACTTCAAAACAGTTAACAGTTGATGGGTTAATAAATTGTGTTCCTTGTTTGGGTTCTTCGTTTTAGGCAAggcttttttttttggtttgcaACAGAAAGGATTTAACAGGTATGCTTCCTTTCCCCTACCGAGTATTCAGCATTACACACACATACATATATGGTGGTAACGTGgcagtaaaaaaaattaatataataataaatttaatcatcaacttttatatattatattaatttaattatagctTTAAAAATTAATcgtcaaaatttataaataattttaatcaatttgatcttaattttaaaaattcaaagaaatataataaaaatttaaaaaatatataataataaatgtaAATGTTATGTTGATATTTATATTatcattaaataaatataattatattaatattaaataaaataagaatcCATCCCTCCCGTCCCTCTCCCTCTACCGCCGGATCTACCCCCACCATCGTCCCCATCCCCCCTCTCCCTCTCTGCTGTTGCTGCTGGTTTTCTACTGAATGT contains these protein-coding regions:
- the LOC108460823 gene encoding uricase-2 isozyme 2, producing the protein MAKELEGFNFEQRHGKARVRVGRVWRSKDGCRPFMVEWNVNISLLSNCVAAYVRDDNSDIVATDTMKNTVYVKAKECSEQLSAEEFAILLGKHFTSFYPQVFTAIVKIVEKPWERISVNGQPHEHGFKLGSEKHTTEAIVQKSGVLQLTSGVEGLSLLKTTQSGFEGFIRDKYTALPETRERMLATEVTASWRYSYESVSSIPQKSLYFNEQYLNVKKALVDTFFGPPERGVYSASVQSTLLQMAKAVLGRFGDISSVKLKMPNIHFLPVNISSKDHGSIVKFDDDVYLPTDEPHGSIEASLSRFWSKM